The DNA sequence TCACTGAATTGTATGATTAAGTTTCAGGTTAAATTTGAAGAAACTCTCTATGCCGAGTCACACAATCAGCCCAAGCAAGACACTAGTGcagaggagaaggcagcagtTCATCACCCTCCTCCCCTTGCAGCAAGACATAATAGAATGACTTTCAGACTTAATTTAAAAGTGGGTTTGCCAACAAGAACACATTTTACTCCCAAATTCAGCACGCAGCTTTAGAGAAATAAATAGAAAGCAACCGCAGAAATAGCTAGGGGTGAAAGTCAAATGAGAGTTTGGACAGCTGACCGATACCTTCAAGAACTGTCATGTTGTAAAGGGTGGATTCTCAAAGAAAGCTCTAACAAACTGCAAGAAAACAGTGTCAGGGCTGAAAACGGCCAACTGCTGCATAGAAATATGCCAACACACAAACAGTCATGTTCAAGCCAGTGCATAGAGGGGATAAAGCACTTATGGTAATTGCAAAAAAGTCCATACTACAGTTCAGCAGTGAACccatcagaaaacaaaaaaaagaatagaaatgCTCAAGCAAGAACAAAAAAATGACTTCCCAACTATATAAAATCCACACACCAGTAAGAGTAAGACAACACCACGAAAATTATTGAACTCAGTCCCAAACAACCAACAGGCAAACTAAACCAGAATCGACAAGCCTTTGGCAGACAATTTTAGTGAGTCCAAATATAGCATTACATTTCTAAATAATCCACAAAATATATTATATGGTACGTTTGTTTTAAATACTGGGTAACCAATTCCGCAGATCCGATTCTAATAATGCCTTAGCCAATGAGCAGGATGGGCCAAGCTGAACAAATGATGGTGGATCGCTGGCATAACACAACAGTGTTTGAGAAAGCAACAATTAATGTCACTAACTCATGCTCGCACAGTATCAAGGGCCTATATCAGACTATCATCTATGGAGCAAAACAAAGTTCTCAAGTTTTTCTGGGATGTGCCCTTGGTAACCTATGCAATGATTCACAATGACACGGGCTGCAAGACACTTCAGTGTAGTATGGTTGATGGGTTGGATCAAGTTCTTTGCCATTTCCTTCTCATCCAGCAAGTCAATAGCAGTTTGTTTATGTAAGTTTGTGGCATCAAAATGTGAACCTGACTTGATGAGAAGATTCATGATGTCAGGGTGGTTGTTCAGTGCAGATATGTGCAAAGGGCTGTTGTCATCAGAGTCTCTAGCATTTACGTCAGCACCACATTCCACTAGTATCGCAGTGACTTGCAAAGAGGGAAATTTGCAAACTGGGTAGCGACCCACACACGTGGTGTTCTTATCAACCGCAAGGTGAAGTGGGCTAAAGTTATTCTTTCCTCTCGGATGTAGCTTAAGAAATTGATATATAGTCTGTTTCTTAAAATGATCTTGTTCAGCACTACAAGGAACTTTCTCCAGCAAGcaaattaaatgtaaaataatgGAAAGGGCTTTGTTGAGCTGTATTTGGTCAGGTGGACACTGAGTTTGTTTGATGGCACGCTCTATTTCGAGGACACTTTTGCACAGTATACCCATTAGATCATCAAATGTGACTGTTGTGCCCAGCAGGCCTTTTGCCCTGTCCTGCAGCATGAAGGAAAAGAGTTCTGCAAACGATAGGAGACTGCTGGCAGTCATAGGGCTCAATGGGTCCAAATTGCTCTGCTGCATGTCCAAAGCATACTTCCACAGGTTGATGCATCGTTTAAAGTTTCCAGAGTCTGCATAGACAGCTCCTCTATACCGAATGTAGTACGATGTATCAGGGTGAGAAGGGCCAAGAATACGTTCTCTAATTAACAACGCCTGCATTCTCATCTCATCAGGGTCTGCAATAAGGTTTTCTAGCTCTTTAGCACTGTTCACCTCCTTGGCATAATCATAAGCCATTATTAACGTTTGTGGCACAGGTTTGCTGAGGATATTAGTCCTATCACTGTACCTCATATCCATAGCTCTTTTCCAGTATTTCAAAGCACCAAGCAAATCTCTCTTTTTGTCCACAAATGTGGCACCTAGGAGTTCCAATGCATTGATGCGTTCGGCTTTGCTTGTTTCAGCATGTTGGGTCAAAAAGTCAACAATGTTGGTGTGGCCTGTAACGCTAGCTGAGAGAAGTGGAGTCATACCATAGCCATCTTTTTCCATCTTCGCACAATATTTGAGAAGCATCTTCATGATTTCCAAGCTACCAGATTCTGCACAATCATGCAAGGCCGTGTTTcctgtggaaagaaagaaagcaatgaTCATGCATGCTATGATGCATTTTTTGAGCAAAATTACATCTATTAAAGGAAAGGTTCTTATTTGAACCTCAGTTCAATTATCTAAAATGCTAGTTGTTAAAATTAGGGTGATAAATTCACACAAAAGCAGGTATGCAAATGGAAAAATACTCAACTATGCCATTTATGTGCCAAAAGGGCAAAAATTTTATTAGTCACTTGGATAATCTTCATATTTGCATTTAAGAGAAATAATTAGACTTGAATATGCAGCTTTGTGTAGTTACCAACTCCAAATGCACAGTAGTTCTGCAAGGGTTATTCAAGAGGATTATTCATACCTTGAATAGCTATAAGCATTGTTCATACTTCACCTGCATACTGCTCaattattttaaaagcaatagTATGTAATGTAGTTTTTTCTTCAGAAAGTAGGCAGATTAGGGGCTTTACAGCACAGTGGCAGCTAGGTTTTAGCATGCCAAAATAGCAGCGCATGTATTCAGCAACTGTCTCTGTCCAGTCTGTTTAAGCATAACTTTCAGCCAGCACCCAAGTCTCTCTAAGATGACATTCATTAAATCTCAGAGATTTAAGATCTCAGAGCGCTGTTTCACATAGTAACCACTCTCTCTCCAAAGACACGGTAGAAAGAAAAACCAGCACACCCTCCTCTAATAAGTTTTATGTAAACAGTGAAGAGGCCAAAGGTTGTGCTATGTGATCACATATCCATAGTTCCCTTTGTCAGTCTGAAGTAGCCACAAACCAAAAACAGCCCAATTACCACAAAATTATAATACCTGAAAGTAAGCACCTTTCTTTGCTGTGTCACCTGACAGACCCTTTGCAAGCAGATCCTCCAATGGAAAAGTTATCTTGCCACAATCACGTACACAACAGCCCAAGCTGCATCTCTGCAAGTGGATCTGCTTATGGATAGGTGCTCCAgcttgccatttaaaaaaaaacaactggggaTCTTCCCCACAAATACATCTGCTTATAATTAGACAATTGGAATGGCAAGTAGAAGTACAAATTTAATTGCCTAATAAATGAAATCATCAAGGTAGCTTAATAGCAGgtacagggcccccccccccatgaacccatggatcctgtatccatggtttcatatATCTCTGGGTCCACAGGGCCTCCTTGCCTCTAGAGGGTTTTCTGAAGTCCTTCCAgggcttcccaatgccttataaggcattaaaaacttcacttcctatttccctctgaaaaccagaagtggcatttttttcagCGATTTCAGCcactctgaggcctgcagaaagctgccagctgcctctgtggacctcagaagacctctggagatgaggggagcccagctcccctcgcctttggagggtgggggcatccctcttatccatggtttcacttaaccacagggaggggttctgaaacagaacccacacaggtaccggggcatgcctgtatattctTTTTCAGGGCAGGTACTCTATTTGCTGCTTGACAGGCTGTTTACTCATGTGTAGACATATTAGCATGCCAATTGAAACAGCAGGCTTAGAGTCCTTACTCACATACAGGTCATCTCGTGGGTGCCTTCTCAAGTAACAAATAAATAGCGAGACAATCTAGTGTTGCTCTGCTATTATTCCAAGTACCTTTCTTAAGAAAGAAAGCAATTTAACTGTCACAACTTTCTAGAACATTTTGCAATGAAACTATTTTGAAATACAtggcaaaaaacaacaactcatgCCTGTGTTTCATCTCACCCTCTTTGCCTGATCTGCAGTATCTCAGGATTCTTACAAGCATTCAAACTGCTGATAAGGCTTTCAACAAAAGAATACTTGAACGCCTTCTGAGGCCCATAAGCCAGGAAGAACCAAAACCACTGCAGAACAGTGCCCAGGACACAAACTGTCCAACCAACCCAGAAAGACACCATGACAGATTGTGACAAAAACCagagagcttcagtaggagcagTGGGACACACTCCCCTATCCAGGCCTGGCAGAGATCATCCACCAGGTTGAACTAAGCTGTTTCTGTCTCAAAGCCaggcctgaaaccagactgaaagggatcTAGATCATCTGTTTCATCCAAGACACCTTGGAACTGAGACAGCaccactcaatcaccttgcccagaaatgggaggttatAAACTTGCCACAGCTCTCCAAAACAGTGTaatccagggagggtttcttcagggaATGAATCACAGTCTGTTTTAAAGCAATTAGTAGCACCCGAACCATCAAAGATGGATTAACAACCCGCCTGTCTACTTGGCCAGTTCCTCCTGAGCAGATGTAAAAGCCCAAGCTGGGCAAGTGGAAAGCATCAtgctccaaaggatcctgtccacatcctcagatcATACAATCCCAAACAACTGAACCAACAGGTTCCATGGAAATACTGACAAGCAATTCTGCAAGAAGGGTTCCCTGGAACTTTAATTGAATAATGAATCAGCAAAATTAATCACCTCAGGCAGATTTATCTGACATCTACAGGTTGCAGCTATTCCTTAATATAGAAAGATAATGAAAAAATAGTTGTTTCTCTAAATCTGAAGCTACTACAACTGTACCTTTAGAAATCAGAGTGCTTCGCTGAACTCATAA is a window from the Tiliqua scincoides isolate rTilSci1 chromosome 2, rTilSci1.hap2, whole genome shotgun sequence genome containing:
- the FEM1C gene encoding protein fem-1 homolog C — protein: MDLKTAVFNAARDGKLRLLTKLLANKTKEEVALLMSDKTNGATPLLMAARYGHLDMVEYLLEQCSASIEVGGSVNFDGETIEGAPPLWAASAAGHLKVVQSLLNHGASVNNTTLTNSTPLRAACFDGHLEIVKYLVEHKADLEVSNRHGHTCLMISCYKGHREIAQYLLEKGADVNRKSVKGNTALHDCAESGSLEIMKMLLKYCAKMEKDGYGMTPLLSASVTGHTNIVDFLTQHAETSKAERINALELLGATFVDKKRDLLGALKYWKRAMDMRYSDRTNILSKPVPQTLIMAYDYAKEVNSAKELENLIADPDEMRMQALLIRERILGPSHPDTSYYIRYRGAVYADSGNFKRCINLWKYALDMQQSNLDPLSPMTASSLLSFAELFSFMLQDRAKGLLGTTVTFDDLMGILCKSVLEIERAIKQTQCPPDQIQLNKALSIILHLICLLEKVPCSAEQDHFKKQTIYQFLKLHPRGKNNFSPLHLAVDKNTTCVGRYPVCKFPSLQVTAILVECGADVNARDSDDNSPLHISALNNHPDIMNLLIKSGSHFDATNLHKQTAIDLLDEKEMAKNLIQPINHTTLKCLAARVIVNHCIGYQGHIPEKLENFVLLHR